One segment of Streptomyces sp. NA02950 DNA contains the following:
- a CDS encoding glutamyl-tRNA reductase codes for MSLLVVGLSHRSAPVSVLERAALVGDEQAKLVQDTLAAEPATEAAVLATCNRIELYADVDKFHAGVAELSTLIAQHTGVGLDELTPYLYVHYEDRAVHHLFSVACGLDSMVVGEGQILGQIKDALALGQQLHTAGRMLNDLFQQALRVGKRAHSETGIDKAGQSLVTFGLEQLAGPAPVAEWAAGKRALVIGAGSMSSLAAATLARAGVAELVIANRTLERALRLAESLAEQHAATDAVRIAGLVARAVPRDRVAAELPHADIVVSCTGATGVVLTADELRTALAQRAACPPAGGPGDTDGVALLDLAMPRDIDAAAHRIDGLRLVDIESLAEAAATPADGSGPAAGAMAADVDQVRGIVSAEVAAFGAAQRAAHITPTVVALRTMAADVVASEVARLEGRLPDLDDKQRSEITQTVRRVVDKLLHAPTVRVKELASTPGGAGYADALRELFDLDPQAVAAVSRADAGGPGAAPARGTAERNDPKGGRA; via the coding sequence ATGAGTCTCCTCGTCGTCGGACTGAGTCACCGCAGCGCGCCCGTGAGCGTGCTGGAGCGCGCCGCCCTGGTCGGGGACGAGCAGGCGAAGCTGGTGCAGGACACCCTCGCCGCCGAGCCCGCCACCGAGGCCGCGGTGCTGGCCACCTGCAACCGCATCGAGCTCTACGCCGACGTGGACAAGTTCCACGCCGGGGTCGCCGAGCTGTCCACGCTGATCGCCCAGCACACCGGCGTCGGCCTGGACGAGCTCACCCCCTATCTCTACGTCCACTACGAGGACCGGGCCGTCCACCATCTGTTCTCGGTGGCCTGCGGACTGGACTCGATGGTCGTCGGCGAGGGCCAGATCCTCGGCCAGATCAAGGACGCGCTGGCGCTCGGACAGCAGCTGCACACCGCGGGCCGGATGCTGAACGACCTGTTCCAGCAGGCGCTGCGGGTCGGCAAGCGGGCGCACAGCGAGACCGGTATCGACAAGGCCGGGCAGTCGCTGGTCACCTTCGGCCTGGAGCAGCTGGCCGGACCGGCGCCGGTGGCCGAGTGGGCCGCCGGGAAGCGTGCGCTGGTGATCGGCGCGGGCTCGATGTCCTCGCTGGCCGCCGCGACCCTCGCCCGCGCCGGTGTGGCAGAACTGGTGATCGCCAACAGGACGTTGGAGCGGGCGCTGCGGCTGGCCGAGTCCCTGGCCGAGCAGCACGCCGCCACCGACGCGGTCCGGATCGCCGGGCTGGTCGCCCGCGCCGTACCGCGGGACCGGGTCGCCGCCGAACTGCCGCACGCCGACATCGTCGTCTCCTGTACCGGCGCCACGGGTGTGGTGCTGACCGCCGACGAGCTGCGCACCGCGCTCGCCCAGCGCGCGGCCTGCCCCCCGGCGGGCGGGCCCGGTGACACGGACGGGGTCGCGCTGCTGGACCTGGCCATGCCGCGGGACATCGACGCCGCGGCACACCGGATCGACGGCCTGCGCCTGGTGGACATCGAGTCGCTCGCCGAGGCGGCCGCCACCCCGGCCGACGGATCGGGACCGGCCGCCGGGGCGATGGCCGCCGACGTCGACCAGGTCCGAGGCATCGTTTCCGCCGAGGTCGCCGCCTTCGGGGCGGCCCAGCGCGCCGCGCACATCACCCCCACCGTGGTCGCGCTGCGTACCATGGCGGCAGATGTCGTCGCGAGCGAGGTCGCCCGGCTCGAGGGACGTCTTCCCGACCTGGACGACAAGCAGCGGTCCGAGATCACGCAGACCGTGCGGCGGGTCGTCGACAAGCTGTTGCACGCGCCCACCGTGCGGGTCAAGGAGCTGGCGAGCACCCCGGGGGGTGCCGGGTACGCGGACGCGCTGCGCGAGCTGTTCGACCTCGACCCGCAGGCGGTCGCCGCTGTCAGCCGCGCCGACGCGGGCGGCCCCGGCGCCGCCCCCGCACGCGGCACCGCCGAACGGAACGACCCGAAGGGAGGCCGGGCATGA
- a CDS encoding HAD family phosphatase: MAALGWFTHRRRPATERSVLAGEASAEAARKSSAETPAPQSVAEPEFPVVGDEQAAAFFDLDNTVMQGAALFHFGRGLYKRHFFRKRELARFAWQQTWFRMAGVEDPAHMEDVRSSALSIVKGHRVSELMSIGEEIYDEYMADRIWPGTRALAQAHLDAGQRVWLVTAAPVETATIIARRLGLTGALGTVAESVGGIYTGKLVGEPLHGPAKAEAVRALASAERLDLARCAAYSDSANDIPMLSIVGHPYAVNPDGRLRKHARDNGWRLRDYRTGRKAARIGIPAAAGVGAVAGGTAAAVALHRRRR, from the coding sequence ATGGCCGCACTGGGATGGTTCACCCACCGTCGACGACCCGCCACGGAGCGGAGCGTCCTCGCCGGAGAGGCGTCGGCCGAGGCGGCGCGCAAGTCGTCGGCCGAGACTCCCGCGCCGCAGTCCGTCGCCGAACCGGAGTTCCCCGTCGTCGGGGACGAACAGGCCGCCGCCTTCTTCGACCTCGACAACACGGTCATGCAGGGCGCCGCCCTCTTCCACTTCGGCCGCGGTCTGTACAAGCGGCACTTCTTCCGCAAGCGCGAACTGGCCCGCTTCGCCTGGCAGCAGACCTGGTTCCGGATGGCGGGCGTCGAGGACCCGGCCCATATGGAGGACGTGCGCAGCAGCGCGCTGTCCATCGTCAAGGGCCACCGGGTCTCCGAGCTGATGTCGATCGGCGAGGAGATCTACGACGAGTACATGGCCGACCGCATCTGGCCCGGCACCCGGGCCCTGGCCCAGGCGCACCTGGACGCCGGGCAGCGGGTCTGGCTGGTGACCGCGGCCCCGGTGGAGACCGCGACGATCATCGCCCGGCGGCTGGGGCTGACCGGGGCGCTGGGGACCGTGGCCGAATCCGTCGGCGGGATCTACACCGGCAAGCTGGTCGGTGAACCGCTGCACGGCCCGGCCAAGGCGGAGGCCGTACGGGCGCTGGCGTCGGCCGAGCGGCTGGACCTGGCCCGCTGCGCGGCCTACAGCGACTCCGCCAACGACATCCCAATGCTGTCGATCGTGGGCCATCCGTACGCCGTGAATCCGGACGGGCGGCTGCGCAAACACGCCCGGGACAACGGCTGGCGGCTGCGCGACTACCGCACCGGCCGCAAGGCGGCCAGGATCGGCATCCCGGCGGCGGCCGGGGTGGGTGCGGTCGCGGGCGGCACGGCGGCCGCCGTGGCGCTGCACCGGCGCCGTCGCTGA
- a CDS encoding redox-sensing transcriptional repressor Rex, with the protein MATGRTHRPATRSRGIPEATVARLPLYLRALTALSERSVPTVSSEELATAAGVNSAKLRKDFSYLGSYGTRGVGYDVEYLVYQISRELGLTQDWPVVIVGIGNLGAALANYGGFASRGFRVAALIDADPAMAGKPVAGIAVQHTDELEKIIDDNGVSIGVIATPAGAAQQVCDRLVAAGITSILNFAPTVLSVPDGVDVRKVDLSIELQILAFHEQRKAGEESTGHEEGAGAVPQAPVAPHTRTAAGGPGADGGRQGPDGDVPAVMPA; encoded by the coding sequence GTGGCAACTGGCCGAACTCACCGACCGGCGACCCGAAGCCGAGGGATTCCCGAGGCCACCGTCGCCCGGCTACCGCTGTATCTGCGCGCCCTGACGGCGCTCTCCGAGCGCTCGGTGCCCACGGTGTCCTCCGAGGAACTGGCGACCGCGGCCGGAGTCAATTCGGCCAAGCTCCGCAAGGACTTCTCCTACCTGGGTTCCTACGGCACCCGCGGCGTCGGCTACGACGTGGAGTACCTCGTCTACCAGATCTCGCGGGAGCTCGGCCTCACCCAGGACTGGCCCGTGGTGATCGTCGGTATCGGTAACCTCGGCGCCGCCCTCGCCAACTACGGCGGCTTCGCCTCCCGTGGCTTCCGGGTCGCCGCGCTGATCGACGCCGATCCGGCGATGGCGGGCAAGCCCGTCGCGGGCATCGCGGTCCAGCACACCGACGAGCTCGAGAAGATCATCGACGACAATGGTGTGTCGATCGGTGTGATCGCCACCCCGGCGGGCGCGGCCCAGCAGGTCTGTGACCGGCTCGTCGCCGCGGGTATCACCTCCATCCTCAACTTCGCGCCCACCGTGCTGTCCGTTCCGGACGGGGTGGACGTGCGCAAGGTCGACCTCTCCATCGAGCTCCAGATCCTCGCCTTCCACGAGCAGCGCAAGGCGGGCGAGGAGTCGACCGGCCACGAGGAGGGCGCGGGCGCCGTTCCGCAGGCCCCCGTGGCCCCCCACACCCGGACGGCCGCGGGCGGACCCGGCGCCGACGGCGGCCGGCAAGGACCTGACGGGGACGTACCCGCCGTGATGCCGGCATGA
- a CDS encoding glutaredoxin family protein yields MSPLLRRTPRKNPAERTVTLIGKPDCHLCEDAEAVIEKVCGELGTPWEKKDITQDEELYRKYWEQIPVILVDGAQHDFWRVDPKRLRTALGG; encoded by the coding sequence ATGAGTCCCCTGCTGCGCCGCACACCCCGCAAGAACCCCGCCGAGCGCACGGTGACACTGATCGGCAAGCCCGACTGTCACCTCTGCGAGGACGCCGAGGCCGTGATCGAGAAGGTCTGCGGCGAGCTGGGCACCCCCTGGGAGAAGAAGGACATCACCCAGGACGAGGAGCTCTACCGCAAGTACTGGGAGCAGATCCCGGTGATCCTGGTGGACGGCGCCCAGCACGACTTCTGGCGGGTGGACCCCAAGCGGCTGCGGACCGCGCTGGGCGGCTGA